CCCTAAATCCTATGCAATAAAGTGCCTCTTAGGACTGTCTGAATGAGTTCTTTATCTGCCGCGTGCCTGTCCCTCACAGCTTGGTCCAGGCACCTCCACGTAGGCTGCACAGAAGTGGACTTCGTAAAGTTTATTGGGAAGGGCACACAGTCCATCCCCATCCAGGGTCCTGAGAATAGACTGGAGGGGAAGAGATGGATCTCAGTGGGCTTTCTTGCTGCGCTGGATGGCCTTGGGGAAAGGCTGGGGGCCCAGCCAGAGCTGTAGCAGGATGATAGCATGGCACATGTGCAGGGCACCAGAGCTGCAGGACGTGGATGGGTATGTGTTCCAGGAGAGCTCAATGAGCCCCAGCACCAGCAACCTGGAGATGAGAAATAAGCTCCAGGTCTGTCCAGATTCTAGGCCTGTGGCACTTCAGCTTACCCCCTGCCCCTCCGTGGTCACAGTCTTGGGATGAGGAGCTCCCTACCCCTTCCCAAGCCCCCAGGTTATCCCAGCTGGTACCTGAGCAGGTGTGTGAGCCAGCGTGCAGGCATGGCCCACAGGAGGTAGGGCAATGTGTGGAAATACCAGACGTAGAACTGGTAGTGAAGGGAGCGGCTGAAGCAGATGCCAATGAAGTTGGAGGTGAAGAGGGCAGAAACAATCTGTACGCGGTGGTCAAGGCCAAGGACAGGAGCAGAAGGGGTAGGGAGTTTTCAAAGCAGAGGGACAAAAGTTTTGGGGTCAGATAGCCCCTTGGCTCTGCTGTTCCTAGATGCATACctctgggcaagtttcttaacctttctggACCTATTCCTCAGTCTGATGTGGAGGCAGTAATATCTAGAGCCCTAACGCCTAATGAGTCGTCACTTACTAGCTAAGTGAccttggcaaattacttaacttcttaaAGCCctaattttcctaattttaaaatctgtaaaatgaggataaaacaGAGTCTCTTGTGAGCTTTAAATGTTAGAATGTATGTAAATCTCTTAGGACAGCACCAGGCAGAGAGTGAGCACTCATAATGGTAactcaaaatatttagaataaagaataaaaaatgcttaaatatgtaaagtgctcagcacaGTATTGGTAAGAGCCCTATGAATGGGCCCTGTAGCTATTACTGCTacctccttttccctctcccaggTCACCAGCCATGCAGAGCTAGTTGACCAGGACCCCAACTTCAGCTGGAGAGGGCAAGACTTACCTTCCCATGTTTAAAGGATATGGTTGGGTGTGAGAGGCTGGGGTGGAACCTTCCTTTTGGAGGGATCCTTCAGCAGTGACAGGATACTTTCCCCTGTCCTGGGGAGAAGCCATTGAGATACTTATCAAGCCCCCAATGTGGGCCAAGCGGAGCTCAACATCTCCCCATGCAGCCCCTAAGGCCTAGGCCCTTCACTCCTTCCCCCATGTCTGCTCATGAAATTGCTCCCCTTTCTCACCTGTGCCACCTGCAGAGGGCAAAGAGCAAGAGCAGGGTGAGGTGGGCAGTCAAAAGTGCCAGGTGGAAGGCATGATGCAGGAAGAGGGCCTCGGGGAGGAATCGCCAGTTCACTGTCCAGCGGAAGAGAAACTGGCGGCTAAGGTCAAAGGAGCGGGATACATAGCCGACGGGGTTCTCCAGCAGGAAGGGTAGCCCCAGCACCACCTGAGGATGGGTGTGATGTCAACAGAGCTGCCCAGGCTCACCCTCAGCCTCATGCTAATCACTGAGAGGAGGGTGAACAGGGTATAGGTCTCAGAGGTTCCCTAACTCCCACTAGGAATAGCAAGAAAGCCAGCCCACCCACCAGACAAGAGCCTTGGGCCAAAGAAGCAGGTAATAACAGTGCTTTAAGTTTGGATTCACCAAGTCATAAATGCGCAGAGTTAGAAAGGCTCTCAGAGACCATGTAGTTCAACACCCTTGTTCGACAGCTAAAGAAACCAAAGCCTAGAGGTGGTGGCTGCCCAGATCAGAATCAactccaaaactctgtctcttgGCTTTGAGGAAGTCTCAAGGATGAAAGGAGGCCAGACAGAGTGGCCTCTGCTTCATTAGAAAAGGGAAAGGGTAAGGAGGGAATACCTGAAGGACAGCACAGATGCCCAGCTTGGGGAGGGCCCCACGGAGGCCAAATTGCGTGAGTAGAAGGAATAGTAACCCAGGGGCGAAGAGCAGCACATTCATCTTCACAGAGACTGCCAGGCTGCAGTGGATAGAGGAGAGGAGAGTGGAGATCAGCTCCAGGGCCATGCACCCCACCCAAAGATGTACAGCCCACCATCACCACagcaactcctcccctcccctgccagcaAGCTCCAGGCAGAGGGTGAGCACTCATGCTCAGAACTGCTGGAGGAAGGATAAGGAAGcctgggaggaggctgggaggagggtgcTGATACCTTGTCTGTACACTCAGACTGAGTGAGCAAATATATACTGAGTATTTAGAAAGTGCAATGACCAACCCCAACAGCAGATGCTGTCTGGAGGGAACAGAGGATGGGAagagggtgtgtgtgtagggggcctGGGGGTGAAGACTTTCTACACATCCTGGACTCACCTAGTATGGCCCTAACTGACCTACACTGTCTGGCCACTCCCTTACTTCCTCTGCTGCAGAAAACTGGGGAGAAAGTGATGgaatacagaaaatgaaagaggGGGCCAGAAGGGAGGGGTGTTGACCTGAAACACCAGCAGCCCCAGCTCCAGCGCTGGGCCAGCAGGAGGTTGATACTGAGGAAGAGCAGCACCATGGCCACTGGATCATTGAAGAGCCGCAGCACAAAGATGGAGTGGACACGGTAAGAGGCACAGCACATGAAGAAAAAGACGAAGGGAGGTACCTGAGAGGTGGGCACAGTGGGGAAAAAGGTCAGCTCACCAACACTGAAccatccccactccccagccctcccAGTTTGGGGCCCCCTGTTCCTGGTAGTGAGGACTCACCTTGCAGGTCTGGTGGTAAATCAAGAAGACAAGCAGCAAAGTGGCCAGGTAGAGCACAGCGAAGATGTGCTGGGCCATCCGGATGTCAGTGCCCCGGCCAGTGGCATAGTATAGCCCCATAAAGATGTACACAAAGCCGGCTGGGTAtctggaagaggagaaagaacgtGAGTCTGGGTCAAGCTATCCGGCCTGGCATCCAGTCAGCCCCTCCCATCCTCACTGAACCACCTATCCCCACTCACACAAGAGGTCCAGTGTCACCCCGCAGTTGAGTATAGTCATAGGTGCCATTGATGACGCCCTCCACCTCAGCCATGTAGGCTTTCCAATCAATCTCTGTATCTGGAAAAGGACAGGATGGTTTGGTTACTTCCAGGTTCAGAATTTCTCTGCCTCAGCCCATCAAAGCACAGGGTTCCAGCTCATCCTCGGGACTTCTATCACAACCCCTTCTCTAAAGGCCTATCTGACGTTCTCTGGGTGAACCCATGTATCTCAAACTCAAACATGTCTGTAATGGAACTCATAACCTTCCACTCCAAATCTGCTCCCCTTCCTGGGTTCCATGAATGGTACCATTAACCTCTCAGCTGCTCAAGTCACAAACCTGGCAAACACCTTTGATActtccttctctttcatttccaacCCCAAGTCACCAAGTCCTGCCTATTCTTTATCCTAAATATCTCTACTATCTCATCTTTCTCTGCTATCATGCACTCAAATTTGGGCTTAACATAATCTCTAGCCACAATGGTGCAAGAGCTCCCTAACTAGGCTCTCAGCTTCCACTTTCACCCCACTACAATATATTTTCCACCCTGCAACCAGAGAGCTCATCCTATAATAGAAATCATATCACATTTCTCTGCTTAAAACACTTCAATGATTCCCCAAGGCTCTTAAGATAAAGACCAAATtctattcttcccatttttagAAGATGAAATTATGAATTAATAAGGTTAAGTGACTAGCTCAAGAACAGTGAGCTAGGAAGGGTAAAGCTGAGATTGGAACACATGGAGCTCTaaattcttaaccaccatgctaaCTATCTCCCTAACACAGCTTACAGATTCCTTCATGATCTTGTCTCGACTTCTGCAATCTCATCTCTTAGTACTACCCTCACCTGATTTCTGTGTTCCAGctctaaaaaaattctttcagttcctcaaagGAAATAGACTTTCTCTTTTGATAGGAGCTCTTTGATACAGGATTCTCTCTGCCTAGAGTACtcttcccccccacacacccctttTGTCTCTTTCCTCAAGGAACTAGCTCTTATCTTTCGAGGAGGACTCTCGGAAGCCTTCTCTGCTTCAAGTCTGCATTAAGTGCCCTCCTATGTCCTTTATAGCACCCTGTCTACTACCATCATGATGAATATGATGTGTTGTAATTTTCTGTTATCTTTGTCCAGGCCCACGCATGCAAGTAGGAAATGTCTATCTTTTTCACCGCTATACCCTTGGTACCTAGCATACTGTAAGccatataataagcactcaataaatatgtattgaattaaTGGTCTTTAGCAAGTAAGCCTTAAATCCAGTGTTTTCAGCCTGGAGAGGAGTCACCAATAATGCCAAACGGACTCAAACGGTCACAAAATGCCATCACTGAGACTTCCAGACCTCAGAATTGAACAGATGAGAAGATTGAGTGAGAAACAGCAAGGGAAGTGACGTGTTCAAAGCCACAGAgacaagcagcagcagcagcagccattaACTTGGACCCAGGTTTTCTGGGAGGGATGAAGATCGGGTTTGGCTCTCCGCGGAGCAGGCTTGGGATTTGGGTAAAAGGTACGGGTCTGCCACTGATGACTGAGTGGATCAGGGGTCTAAGTCTGAGCTCCGAACGTGGGTCCCAGTTTTGGTCGGGGGTTCGGtcccccttcccaccctcctctcCCACTCGGCGCACTCACATGCCACCCTGTGAATGACCCAGAAGGTGATGCCCACCTCCGCCAGGCAGAGGCAGGTGGCCACGAGCAGCGTGTAGCGCGGTTCCAGCAGCACTAGGCGCCGCTCTTGCCAGGCGCGCCGCAGCCACTGCCCGCACAGTCCCACCGGCCGAGCTGCGAGACTTGCCCGGCCGCGCTTCCTCAGGCCTGCCGCCATCTTGTAGGTGCGCCGCACTTGCGGGACCGCTACCCCGGAAGCCCGACCCTTTGGTACTTAGGTTCCGCTTCCCGCGCCGCGTGCCCCAACGGACCAAGGGCTGACTGGAGTTGCCGGAGTCCTTATTTACTCCAGTAATATCTACTTCTTCCACATGTCTCCCCTGATGGACTGCATGCTCCATACGAGCAGGAATAGTCTTACTCCCCAGTACATTCTTAGCCCTGGGCACACAGGAGCTAATGTGGATCGAACGTTTGCCCGGAAAAGTAACATTCCTGCCCACGCCATGTCTCCCCACTCTCCTCCGCACCTTCCCCGCCTAGCATAAAACTTCGCCTATGTTGGTAATATCTGCGTTCATGCCAGTCTTTCCTGGAGAGCAAGACCTCTGTCCGCGCTACTCCCGCCAACCCCCAGAGCCTTTCGGGTGCTCAAAACTAGGAAGAAATgaatgtttcattaattttcagaCTTCTTTATGGAAGGAGCCAAACTGAAGATACGAGAGGGGCAATGACGAGCCGGAGTGAGTCTGACACCATGACTGTGTGGCTCTCAGAAGTTAGTGAGCAGCGAATCCAGAGGATTCGGGGTCTGGACGATATTATTTTCCCACCCGGAGGATTCTTCCAAGAGCGCTTAGCAGAGGACGGAAGCTCCACGTGTTTATGTTGAGCAACTGCTGGTGCTGGGCGGAGACACAAAAGTCCCGCCTCCTATATGCAGCCATTCCAATTGGCTACATAAGGGGTCAAGCCCCGCCTAGAGGTGGGGGCCAGTTGCCTTCAAGGCCCGGCAGCCGCGATCATGGCCTGTCCTGGGGCCTGGGCGCCGCTGCCGGAGTTACCAGAGAAGAACTGTGGGTACCGCGAGGTCCAGTACTGGGACCAGCGCTACCGGGGCGCTGCCGACTCTGCTCCCTACGAGTGGTTCGGGGACTTCTCTTCCTTCCGTGACCTCTTAGAGCCGGAGCTGAGGCCGGAGGACCGTATCCTCGTGCTAGGTGGGTAGTCCGGGGGCTGCCCAGCCCAGGTGGAGCTGGTTGGACTGGCCCCGCCCCTCGCTCCTGCCTGCCCCTCTCAGAGGACTCCCTAGTCAGAAGTCAGGATCCAGTACCTTTAGAATCTCGGCAGTATTTAGCCAGGGCAAACAGGAGCCAAGAGATTCTTAGTCCGGGGACCCGCAGGAGAAAGAGTCTCTCCGAGTCTGAGTGTGGTAGGTGACCCATGACCCCTTTCCGGACCCTGGGGAGGCAGCCTCGAGCACTGGAGAGTTCACAGTAACTAGTTCAAGTCCCAGCGCTAGTTGACTGTAGGACTTAGGACAAATTAGGAACCTGTTCTGAGCCCCGGATTCACTTCTAGAAATGGAACTGCGAAATCAAGTAGGATAAGGAACGTGCAGGCACCTCGAGCGCAATGCCTAGCGCTTTTCTGTGTGCGCCACTGGGCACCATGAGCCATTGTCGTCTAGAGAGTTATCTCTTGACTCTCCAAGCTATAACTGAAACTTGGTCCCATGTCGTCGTcgtccccacccctccaccccatccccttCCCACCGTGTGCAGTGAGGATGAGGACAGCTCTCTCTGAGGGGAGATTGCAGCCGAGATTGGTGTGACTCCCCAGAAGGAACAAGTACTGGGGTTTCAggtgaggctctgagaggtccACTTGCCCCCCTTGGGGTTCTCTTCCACTGCCAGCCTTGGGGGCTCCAGTGAAGTTTGATTAAACAACGGATTTCCTTccaattatagtttttattttgctattttaaaaaccatgtattaagtgaaatatttcacatatatgaGACATTTATAATACAGTATATATGTAAGGTATAAATAATAacttgaatgtgtgtgtatacccTACTCGGTTTGAGAAATACAGCATTCCTAGGACTAGAAAGTGCTTAAGAACTTGAACCCTAGAGGCAGCTAATTATGTAGGGATCTCAGCACATGTCATCTTAGCTGTGGAATCATGGGCAAAATACTTAAatttctgtgcctccattttctcagccttaaaaaaaaaaaaataagagtacgTACTTAATTATCAGGTTTTTAAGATGATTGAGTGAGTAT
This genomic window from Kogia breviceps isolate mKogBre1 chromosome 5, mKogBre1 haplotype 1, whole genome shotgun sequence contains:
- the ALG3 gene encoding dol-P-Man:Man(5)GlcNAc(2)-PP-Dol alpha-1,3-mannosyltransferase isoform X2, which encodes MAAGLRKRGRASLAARPVGLCGQWLRRAWQERRLVLLEPRYTLLVATCLCLAEVGITFWVIHRVAYTEIDWKAYMAEVEGVINGTYDYTQLRGDTGPLVYPAGFVYIFMGLYYATGRGTDIRMAQHIFAVLYLATLLLVFLIYHQTCKVPPFVFFFMCCASYRVHSIFVLRLFNDPVAMVLLFLSINLLLAQRWSWGCWCFSLAVSVKMNVLLFAPGLLFLLLTQFGLRGALPKLGICAVLQVVLGLPFLLENPVGYVSRSFDLSRQFLFRWTVNWRFLPEALFLHHAFHLALLTAHLTLLLLFALCRWHRTGESILSLLKDPSKRKVPPQPLTPNQIVSALFTSNFIGICFSRSLHYQFYVWYFHTLPYLLWAMPARWLTHLLRLLVLGLIELSWNTYPSTSCSSGALHMCHAIILLQLWLGPQPFPKAIQRSKKAH
- the ALG3 gene encoding dol-P-Man:Man(5)GlcNAc(2)-PP-Dol alpha-1,3-mannosyltransferase isoform X1: MEHAVHQGRHVEEVDITGVNKDSGNSSQPLVRWGTRRGKRNLSTKGSGFRGSGPASAAHLQDGGRPEEARPGKSRSSAGGTVRAVAAARLARAAPSAAGTALHAARGHLPLPGGDTEIDWKAYMAEVEGVINGTYDYTQLRGDTGPLVYPAGFVYIFMGLYYATGRGTDIRMAQHIFAVLYLATLLLVFLIYHQTCKVPPFVFFFMCCASYRVHSIFVLRLFNDPVAMVLLFLSINLLLAQRWSWGCWCFSLAVSVKMNVLLFAPGLLFLLLTQFGLRGALPKLGICAVLQVVLGLPFLLENPVGYVSRSFDLSRQFLFRWTVNWRFLPEALFLHHAFHLALLTAHLTLLLLFALCRWHRTGESILSLLKDPSKRKVPPQPLTPNQIVSALFTSNFIGICFSRSLHYQFYVWYFHTLPYLLWAMPARWLTHLLRLLVLGLIELSWNTYPSTSCSSGALHMCHAIILLQLWLGPQPFPKAIQRSKKAH
- the ALG3 gene encoding dol-P-Man:Man(5)GlcNAc(2)-PP-Dol alpha-1,3-mannosyltransferase isoform X3 codes for the protein MEHAVHQGRHVEEVDITGVNKDSGNSSQPLVRWGTRRGKRNLSTKGSGFRGSGPASAAHLQDGGRPEEARPGKSRSSAGGTVRAVAAARLARAAPSAAGTALHAARGHLPLPGGDTEIDWKAYMAEVEGVINGTYDYTQLRGDTGPLVYPAGFVYIFMGLYYATGRGTDIRMAQHIFAVLYLATLLLVFLIYHQTCKVPPFVFFFMCCASYRVHSIFVLRLFNDPVAMVLLFLSINLLLAQRWSWGCWCFSLAVSVKMNVLLFAPGLLFLLLTQFGLRGALPKLGICAVLQVVLGLPFLLENPVGYVSRSFDLSRQFLFRWTVNWRFLPEALFLHHAFHLALLTAHLTLLLLFALCRWHRTGESILSLLKDPSKRKVPPQPLTPNHIL